The proteins below are encoded in one region of Rhodospirillaceae bacterium:
- a CDS encoding flavin reductase family protein, with translation MPSILQSGCNPEGHSVVIDKAVAPLDLRSALARFATGVTIVTAYSNDGSYFGMTVNSFTSLSLEPPLVMWSIDRNASLYDSFQSVNRFAVNVLSESQKTHCMQFASNCEDRFSGVDIGVDGNGGPHINGALSTFDCTIEQRHNAGDHQIIIGRVESLFYQDGRPLIFYSGELTSLT, from the coding sequence ATGCCAAGCATTTTGCAGTCTGGATGTAATCCTGAGGGGCATTCCGTTGTTATTGATAAGGCAGTGGCCCCTCTGGATCTAAGATCGGCTCTTGCCCGCTTTGCAACGGGCGTGACAATCGTCACCGCCTATAGCAATGACGGCTCCTATTTTGGGATGACAGTTAATTCGTTTACGTCGTTGTCACTAGAGCCTCCACTGGTGATGTGGAGTATAGATCGAAACGCTTCGCTTTATGATTCGTTTCAATCCGTCAACAGGTTTGCCGTAAACGTCTTGTCGGAGTCTCAAAAAACTCATTGCATGCAGTTCGCCTCTAACTGTGAGGACCGTTTCTCCGGTGTTGATATTGGAGTGGATGGAAACGGTGGGCCGCACATCAACGGAGCCCTCTCTACGTTCGATTGTACGATTGAACAGCGGCACAATGCTGGAGACCACCAGATAATAATTGGACGGGTAGAGTCGTTATTCTATCAGGATGGGCGACCGCTCATTTTCTATTCGGGCGAATTGACTTCTTTAACATAG